A window of Nicotiana tabacum cultivar K326 chromosome 24, ASM71507v2, whole genome shotgun sequence contains these coding sequences:
- the LOC107759595 gene encoding protein S40-4: MAMRKSYLFLGGKERISPMPCSASTLQFEFDESDIWCNSNNPDEILPQKSIPNSRFLKKSAKKSGGRAISSAAATTSLPVNIPDWSKILGNDYKNNCLRERNDDDDDDVDCRIPPHELLARTRVASFSVQEGMGRTLKGRDLSRVRNAIWKQTGFED; the protein is encoded by the coding sequence ATGGCAATGAGAAAGAGCTACCTCTTTCTAGGAGGAAAAGAAAGGATTAGTCCTATGCCTTGTAGTGCTAGTACTCTACAATTCGAGTTTGATGAATCTGATATATGGTGTAATTCTAATAATCCAGACGAAATTCTTCCTCAAAAATCAATACCTAATTCACGTTTCTTGAAAAAATCAGCAAAGAAAAGTGGAGGGAGGGCAATATcttcagcagcagcaacaacatcaTTGCCGGTGAACATACCGGATTGGTCGAAAATCCTAGGTAATGATTACAAGAATAATTGTCTAAGAGAGAGAAACGACGACGATGACGATGACGTGGATTGTAGAATTCCACCTCATGAATTATTGGCAAGGACAAGAGTGGCTTCATTTTCAGTACAAGAAGGTATGGGGAGGACTCTTAAAGGAAGAGACTTGAGTAGGGTGAGGAATGCTATTTGGAAGCAAACTGGTTTTGAAGATTAA
- the LOC107759594 gene encoding CASP-like protein 5A1, producing the protein MMSRPAVHPVEAPPMTIAAAPRVRMKDIQGMPGTLGSLLLRLCQLVFAVISIVVMLTTSDFPSVTAFCYLVAAVGLQIIWSFILAIADVYAILVKRSFRNAAVVSLFAIGDGITSTLTFAAACASAGITVLISNDLDKCKVNHCTRFMSATAMAFLSWFAASPSFFMNFWSLASR; encoded by the exons ATGATGAGTCGGCCGGCGGTGCATCCGGTGGAGGCTCCGCCGATGACCATCGCGGCGGCGCCGAGGGTGAGGATGAAGGATATTCAAGGCATGCCGGGTACTCTTGGAAGCCTATTGCTACGGCTGTGTCAGCTGGTGTTTGCAGTTATCTCTATCGTTGTCATGCTCACCACCTCTGATTTCCCCTCCGTCACTGCCTTCTG CTACCTTGTAGCTGCTGTTGGATTACAGATCATATGGAGCTTCATTCTTGCTATTGCTGATGTATATGCAATTTTGGTGAAAAGAAGTTTTAGAAATGCAGCAGTTGTCAGTTTATTTGCCATTGGCGATGGG ATCACTTCAACTCTTACATTTGCGGCTGCCTGTGCATCGGCTGGAATTACAGTCCTTATTAGCAATGATCTTGACAAATGCAAAGTGAACCACTGCACAAGATTTATGTCAGCTACAGCAATGGCATTTTTAAGCTGGTTTGCTGCATCACCAtcctttttcatgaatttttggTCTCTAGCTTCTCGATAG